The genomic segment CTTTATCATTACTGAAATTCATAATCTTCAATTTTAATTTCTTAGATGTTGATCCACTTGTTGCAGATAACCTGCATACGGGTGAAGAGCTTGTAGGATGCCCAATAGTTGAAGGCAGCCAAAGCCAGGAAAACAAAGAATGCTGTAATTGTTATACAATAGTCAGCTGTGGAACCATTGCTGAAGTTAATATGACTGAAGAAATCAAAAACTCCAGCTTCTCCTAATTTGTTGATTATGTATCCCAAAATCATACTAAGAAGAATGCCCGTGCAAGCTGTTAGCAATACAGGCAGCTTGCGATAGAATGTTCCGCCAAGTGTTGCGAAAGAATGGGAAAATAGTATGAATGAATAGAAGGTAATCCATTTCAGCCAGTCGTTGTCGAAAGGGTGAATTGTGGGAATAATATGGCTGAGCACAGCCCAGGTGATGCTGATATGAAAATCTGGAGTGATGATGAAACTAAAGATGAACTGTATAACATCGGCCAAGATTACTGCTGCAAAAAGTTGAACCAAAACACCGATACTCATCATGAGTAGTCGGGCCACAAACTTCTCTAGATTACAAGCAGGAAGCATCAGGAAACTCTCTCTTTGCAATTTAGTCTTCATGTTATTGAATATACAACTTGCCAAGACGTAGAACGCGATGAATGCTATTACAGAAAAGAACATGCAAACACTTACCTGGTATTGATGACCAGCCAGCTCTACATCGGTTGAGTTAAGCCAATATCTCATGCTAAAAAGTCGCAATACACAATAGATGGAAATGCCGATGGCGAGACCTGCTGTAGCTCCAAGATGACGCTGCCAGTTGGTGAGAATATCCCAACGAAGTACCATGCTTAATCTATGTAAATCGAAATTCTTTTTCATAATCGTCTAATTTTTAATCGTTTAATTTTCCATTAATTACTGCATTGAAGAGCAACTCCAGGTTCATCTGTGTTTCCTGTTTTCCCTCCTGACGCTTGCAGATGGCGGCATTGCCCTGCAGGGTTGGCTCGGCGTAGAGCACGGTGTCGTCCATTTCCTGTGGGTTGCGATATTCGAAGGTGTATTTCTCGCAGATGTTTGAAATAGATGCGTCGAGCAGAAGCTGGCTCTGGTTCATGATGATGATGTGGTCGAGCAACGACTCTACATCGTGCACCTGATGAGTTGAGATGATGAGGGTGCGGTCTTCCGTCATGTTGTTGGCGATGACCTTACGGAACTGGCTCTTCGATGGGATATCGAGACCATTGGTTGGCTCGTCCATCAGAAGAAAGCGGGTACCCGTGGCGAGTGCGAAACTCATGAATACCTTCTTCTTCTGTCCCATCGAGAGTTCGTTCAACTTGAGAGAGAGTGGTAAATCAAAATCCTTGAGGCAACGGTCCAATACTTCCTGCGAGAAGTTTGGATAGAATCCCTGGTTCATCTTCACGTAGGTGGCGAGGGAAACGTTGGGCAGTTCAAACTCTTCGGGCACCATGAAGATGTCCTTCAGCATCTCGGCTTTGCGATCTTGTGCCGAAATGCCATCCACGAGAACGGTACCTTGTTGCTGGCGGAGCAATCCGCTGATGAGGTAGAGCAGGGTGCTCTTGCCTGTACCGTTCTTACCAAGCAAGCCATAAATGTTGTTCTCCTTGAGTTCCAAAGAGAAATCTCTAAATACAAGGTGCTTGCTACCTGGGTATCTGAAATCAATGTCTTTAATCTGTATCATAATCTTTAATGTTTTAGTGTACTACTTCAATAGAACACTGCAAAGGTATGCTTTTCTGCGATAAGTTCCAAACTTTTGGGCAATTATTTTCATACTTTAACGTATTGTTAACAATTCCACCTTATTATTTATAAGAAGAGTATGATATGGATGAATGTCTTATAATATAGAACTTTATAAAAAAACAAAGGCATCAGAAAGCGAAAACTTCCCGATGCCTTTTATTAAGTCGTTTAGATATATTTCATGAGAATATCCCAAACTGCAATGATGTGGCAGATACTACCAGCTAAAACGAAGAAATGGAACACGGAATGCATGTATTTCTTCTTGTTAATACTGTAGAATACGGCGCCCGTAATGTAGCAGACGCCTTCGGCAATAATCCACCAGACTGTGGCGGCGGATACGGAGTCTATCAAAGGTTTGAAGGCAACCAGTACCGACAATCCCATGCCTACAAAACAGATGGTCTCCAGGTTGCTGTGATCCTTGAGTCTGGCAAAACTCATGATGGTTCCGGCAATGGCGCAAGCCCAGATAAAGATAAAGAGGCTCCATCCCCAATATCCCTGGTCTCGCATCGCAATGAGCGTGATTGGCGAGTAAGAACCGGCAATATGCCAGTAGATGGCGGCATGGTCCCATTTGCGCAGTCGCTCCTTCCATTTGCTCCAGGCAGAAACGGCATGGTAAACCGTTGAGGCGATGTAAGACATCAACATACCGAACAGATAGAGGATAACTCCCGCCGTAGCCCATCCATTATGCATCGTAAAGCACCAATATAAGAAGATTGCTCCCACGACAAAGCCCATCAGGATACCTCCTGCATGCGACCATGAGTTCCAAAGTTCTTCTTTATGACTGAAATGTATCTTTAGTTTCATATCTCTATATATCTTTTCGTTACACATTCTGCTGATTTTGAAAAATAGGGCATTCAAACCACTATACCTAAATCGTTATCAGCTATAATATTGCAAAGATACTAAGAATTTCTTAAAGTGGACTATCTTTTAGGAATTCTTTCGATTTCTAAAGTGTTTTCTTTGCTTTATTTGCTGATTGTTTGTCCTTTTCTGCTTTCTTCGAAAAATAAATCAAAAAAGTATTGGAATGTATTGGATTTTTTTATAATTTTGCGATGTGAAAATGAGAAATCATCTCTCACAAAATAGAAACTATAAACGCAACTAATAATTTGGAAAGGTAATATGAAGTTAAAATCAATTGCACTTATATTGATGACTGTCGCACTTCCGGCGATGGCAGAAAAAGTATCTGTAAATACAAAGGGTATGTCGCTCATTCTCGATGTTGAGAATGGAAAACCTGCCCAGTATCTCTATTTCGGTACAAAGTTGAATCCTAACGATTTGCAGAATCTGAAGGTCGCTACTGATGGCCGTATGGATGCTTATCCGGCTTACGGACTGAATACTCCAGCTGAAGCGGCGCTTGCCATGCGTCATAGTGATGGCAATCTTTCAACTGCACTCGTGGCTACGGGCTGTGATGTGAAGAACGAAGGAAATGCTTCTGTTACGACCGTTCATCTGAAAGATCCTGTATATAATATAAAGGTAGATTTGAAGTATCGTGCATACAATGATGTTGATATGATTGAGGCATGGACCGAGATTCTGAATGGTGAAAAGGGTACTGTTACCCTGACTACCTTTGCATCGGCTATGCTTCCTATCCGTCGTGGAGATGTCTGGATGAGTCATCTTTCCGGTACTTGGGC from the Segatella copri genome contains:
- a CDS encoding ABC transporter ATP-binding protein — translated: MIQIKDIDFRYPGSKHLVFRDFSLELKENNIYGLLGKNGTGKSTLLYLISGLLRQQQGTVLVDGISAQDRKAEMLKDIFMVPEEFELPNVSLATYVKMNQGFYPNFSQEVLDRCLKDFDLPLSLKLNELSMGQKKKVFMSFALATGTRFLLMDEPTNGLDIPSKSQFRKVIANNMTEDRTLIISTHQVHDVESLLDHIIIMNQSQLLLDASISNICEKYTFEYRNPQEMDDTVLYAEPTLQGNAAICKRQEGKQETQMNLELLFNAVINGKLND
- the trhA gene encoding PAQR family membrane homeostasis protein TrhA; amino-acid sequence: MKLKIHFSHKEELWNSWSHAGGILMGFVVGAIFLYWCFTMHNGWATAGVILYLFGMLMSYIASTVYHAVSAWSKWKERLRKWDHAAIYWHIAGSYSPITLIAMRDQGYWGWSLFIFIWACAIAGTIMSFARLKDHSNLETICFVGMGLSVLVAFKPLIDSVSAATVWWIIAEGVCYITGAVFYSINKKKYMHSVFHFFVLAGSICHIIAVWDILMKYI